The following proteins are co-located in the Desulfatibacillum aliphaticivorans DSM 15576 genome:
- a CDS encoding RsmE family RNA methyltransferase, which translates to MAETRRFYIEPEQITGDRAFITGQDAKHAKKVLRLAKGDPVVLLDNSGLEYMGVILSAGARDMEVEIQDRRLGATESPLKIDLAMAMIKTSKMDKLLKGVTELGMHGWRPFYASRSVPKVKDPEDRRDRWKKIAAEAVKQCERVRLPEVHAPVSFEELCAISAEYDLGVVFWEKSRTPFQQVLQSRLDSPPKSVLVVIGPEGGFEDHETARLEESGMVHAGLGPRILRAETAALASCALIQAGFGDLGGLPRLAVRS; encoded by the coding sequence ATGGCGGAAACCAGACGCTTTTATATAGAGCCGGAGCAGATAACGGGCGACAGGGCTTTCATTACGGGCCAGGACGCAAAGCATGCCAAAAAAGTCCTCAGGCTGGCGAAGGGGGATCCCGTCGTTCTCCTGGACAACAGCGGCCTGGAATATATGGGGGTGATATTGTCCGCGGGGGCCAGGGACATGGAGGTGGAAATACAGGACAGGCGGTTAGGCGCCACGGAAAGCCCTCTAAAGATCGACCTTGCCATGGCCATGATCAAGACCAGCAAGATGGACAAGCTGCTAAAGGGGGTTACCGAACTTGGAATGCACGGCTGGCGCCCCTTTTACGCGTCGCGATCCGTGCCTAAGGTCAAGGATCCCGAGGACCGGCGCGATCGCTGGAAAAAGATCGCTGCAGAAGCGGTCAAGCAGTGCGAAAGGGTGCGTTTGCCGGAGGTGCATGCGCCTGTGAGCTTTGAAGAATTGTGTGCGATTTCCGCTGAATACGATCTGGGCGTGGTTTTTTGGGAAAAATCCCGGACGCCCTTTCAGCAGGTGCTCCAATCCCGTTTAGACTCTCCCCCCAAGTCCGTGCTGGTGGTCATCGGCCCGGAAGGGGGATTTGAAGACCACGAGACGGCCCGGCTGGAAGAGTCCGGCATGGTTCACGCAGGCCTGGGGCCCCGCATACTCAGGGCGGAGACTGCGGCTTTGGCCTCTTGCGCGCTGATTCAGGCCGGTTTTGGAGACTTGGGGGGCCTGCCCAGGCTTGCCGTCCGATCCTGA
- a CDS encoding dynamin family protein, translated as MDSFDTAKQALVEAGRDLDALFETAVTLPGVSTNPFESWRQTLDAMKAQMAEGVLRVAVVGSIKSGKSTFVNSFFGGDYVKRGAGVVTCIVTRIRHGQDLAATLYLKTWDEVNAEIEQAMVLFPSFDWRGADGKIDIRRQTDREKLGHALELLGDEQLITQGTINMNAVLISSYLQGFDRIKDLMDAPSASKEFGAGEFASHKDFVGHEPLAVYLKDVCLSLPAGQGVEDQVEVADCQGSDSPNPLHLAMIEDYLLKTHFIIYVISSRTGVRQADIRFLSLIKKMGLASNIYFVINCDFSEHESVADLRSLLERITGEIALLRPDPEVFCFSSLFNLFSGIKDELNDKDLARLNQWELDSDMRKFSDYESKRFLDILDQRLTHDRMALLLKSHVDRASMMASGVGDWINITRDFVSQDAGRAEELVRQMAVEKEGVDRIRAMVKNTLDGALRQARLEVGQDVDRFFDPNMGPAVTDLWEFINQYQAPLPETSPGSFTNAVYSVFSDLKRAVDRHMAEQLNPAVARFVKDEEAKIGRLVNDIARPYGTMVDGALSRYEKTLGEMGIVLADQKMSAPDQLDVSRVRRLAGLQVPGLTAAMRYSARVRTEAIMRKSAYSAGSFLKRIFNKESKPLDRNDSKAIAHALARMKEETRKSLEEHFMDFRENLKFQYMFKLLDLSAVTLQEDLSDRLKIFVEGMDQSAGLVNETQAAKEQAREILASMETRRKEIADKLASAGKLTGL; from the coding sequence ATGGATTCTTTTGATACTGCAAAACAGGCCCTTGTCGAAGCCGGGCGAGATCTGGACGCGCTGTTTGAAACAGCGGTCACTTTGCCGGGCGTATCCACCAATCCTTTTGAAAGCTGGCGGCAGACCCTGGACGCCATGAAAGCCCAGATGGCCGAAGGCGTGCTTCGGGTGGCTGTGGTGGGTTCCATCAAGTCGGGGAAAAGCACCTTTGTAAACTCTTTTTTCGGCGGCGATTACGTCAAGCGCGGCGCCGGGGTGGTCACGTGCATTGTCACGCGGATCAGGCACGGTCAGGACCTTGCCGCCACCTTGTACCTGAAGACCTGGGACGAGGTGAACGCGGAGATCGAGCAGGCCATGGTGTTGTTTCCCTCCTTTGATTGGCGCGGCGCAGACGGCAAGATCGACATTCGCCGCCAGACGGACCGGGAAAAGCTGGGCCACGCCTTGGAGCTTTTAGGCGACGAGCAGTTGATCACCCAGGGAACCATCAACATGAACGCGGTGCTCATCTCCTCGTATCTCCAGGGTTTTGACAGAATAAAGGACCTCATGGACGCTCCTTCTGCGTCCAAGGAGTTCGGCGCCGGGGAATTCGCCTCCCACAAGGATTTTGTGGGCCACGAGCCCCTGGCCGTATACCTTAAGGACGTGTGCCTCAGCCTGCCCGCGGGCCAGGGCGTGGAGGATCAGGTGGAAGTGGCGGACTGCCAGGGAAGCGACTCCCCCAATCCCCTGCATCTGGCCATGATCGAGGACTACCTTTTAAAAACCCATTTCATCATTTACGTGATTTCCAGCCGGACCGGCGTGCGTCAGGCGGACATACGGTTTTTGTCGCTCATTAAAAAAATGGGGTTGGCCTCCAACATCTATTTTGTCATCAATTGCGATTTTTCCGAGCACGAAAGCGTGGCCGACCTGCGGTCTTTGCTGGAGCGCATCACGGGCGAAATCGCCCTGTTGCGGCCCGATCCCGAGGTCTTTTGCTTTTCTTCATTGTTCAACCTGTTTTCCGGCATTAAGGACGAGTTGAACGACAAGGACCTGGCCCGACTGAATCAGTGGGAGCTGGACTCGGACATGCGCAAGTTTTCCGACTACGAAAGCAAGCGCTTTTTGGATATCCTGGACCAAAGGCTTACCCACGACCGCATGGCCCTGCTTTTGAAAAGCCACGTGGACCGGGCGTCCATGATGGCTTCCGGAGTAGGGGACTGGATCAATATCACCAGGGATTTCGTATCCCAGGACGCTGGCCGGGCCGAAGAGCTGGTGCGCCAGATGGCTGTTGAAAAGGAAGGCGTGGACCGGATTCGGGCCATGGTGAAAAACACCCTGGACGGCGCCCTGCGTCAGGCCAGGCTGGAAGTGGGGCAGGACGTGGACCGGTTTTTCGATCCCAACATGGGGCCCGCCGTCACGGATTTGTGGGAGTTTATCAATCAGTATCAGGCTCCCCTGCCGGAAACTTCGCCCGGCAGCTTCACCAACGCCGTGTACTCGGTCTTTTCGGATTTGAAGCGCGCCGTGGACCGGCATATGGCCGAGCAGTTGAACCCGGCCGTGGCCAGGTTCGTCAAGGACGAGGAGGCAAAGATCGGCCGGTTGGTGAACGACATCGCCCGCCCCTATGGAACCATGGTGGACGGCGCCCTGAGCCGGTATGAGAAAACCCTGGGGGAAATGGGCATTGTTTTGGCTGACCAGAAAATGAGCGCCCCGGATCAATTGGACGTAAGCCGGGTTCGCAGGCTGGCGGGCTTGCAGGTTCCCGGTCTGACTGCGGCCATGCGGTATTCGGCCCGGGTGAGGACCGAGGCGATCATGCGGAAAAGCGCCTACAGCGCCGGGTCTTTTCTCAAGCGGATTTTCAACAAGGAGTCCAAGCCTCTGGATCGGAACGATTCCAAAGCCATTGCCCACGCTCTGGCTCGGATGAAGGAGGAAACCCGGAAATCCTTGGAGGAGCATTTCATGGATTTCAGGGAGAACCTGAAGTTTCAGTACATGTTTAAACTCCTGGATCTTTCCGCCGTCACCCTGCAGGAAGACCTTTCGGACCGTCTGAAGATTTTTGTGGAAGGCATGGACCAAAGCGCAGGGCTGGTGAACGAAACCCAGGCCGCTAAAGAGCAGGCCCGGGAGATTCTCGCTTCCATGGAGACGCGAAGAAAGGAAATCGCCGATAAACTGGCCTCGGCCGGCAAGCTGACAGGCCTGTAA
- a CDS encoding zinc ribbon domain-containing protein — translation MNENDVVACLANVLMIAGSDNKFTLQEQEIVERVRLELGADDALLEQAVALVHGGNYQITPAGRFSDQVRNLEDMLLVSMADNTLATEEKKEILHFAQQLKLTQDQINRMLAQTKALLKGVGRRCNACGTSLDPSDNFCTECGAKIQ, via the coding sequence ATGAACGAAAACGACGTAGTGGCCTGCCTTGCCAATGTATTAATGATTGCGGGCTCGGACAACAAGTTCACGCTTCAAGAGCAGGAAATTGTGGAAAGGGTGCGCCTGGAATTGGGCGCGGATGATGCTTTGCTGGAACAGGCTGTCGCTCTGGTTCACGGCGGGAATTATCAAATCACGCCGGCCGGGCGGTTTTCGGACCAGGTGCGAAACCTGGAGGACATGCTATTGGTTTCCATGGCCGACAACACCCTGGCTACGGAGGAAAAAAAGGAAATCCTCCACTTCGCCCAACAGTTGAAACTTACCCAGGATCAAATCAACAGGATGCTCGCCCAAACGAAAGCATTGCTTAAGGGCGTCGGCCGCCGCTGCAATGCATGCGGGACGTCTCTTGATCCTTCCGACAATTTTTGCACCGAATGCGGAGCGAAGATACAATAA
- a CDS encoding ParA family protein, translating to MSAQQARVIAVVNEKGGVGKTATVINLGAALSKQDKKVLIVDMDPQFNATHGLGVELDEDALTTYEVMVGDDDLDPADAVVATKWAGLGLVPSHVDLAGAEAELMDQPGRENRLKRLRPLEKDYDFILLDTPPSLSLLTINVFTFAKEVLIPCQTHPYALKALDDLLDTIELVRENINPDLNITGLVPTFYDPRTRVSRGIMELLQADERFEGKIFDTVIRSNATIAESAWKQKPVVFFRSRSYGALDYTNLAKELLKRGNGKKN from the coding sequence ATGAGTGCACAGCAGGCTCGAGTCATTGCAGTAGTCAACGAAAAGGGCGGTGTGGGCAAAACGGCGACGGTCATCAACCTGGGAGCGGCCCTTTCCAAGCAGGACAAAAAGGTTTTGATCGTGGACATGGATCCCCAGTTCAACGCCACCCACGGATTGGGCGTGGAACTGGACGAGGATGCACTCACCACCTACGAGGTTATGGTGGGCGACGACGACCTGGACCCGGCGGACGCGGTGGTCGCCACGAAATGGGCTGGCCTTGGCCTTGTGCCGTCCCACGTGGATTTGGCGGGCGCCGAGGCGGAGCTGATGGATCAGCCGGGCCGGGAAAATCGGCTTAAACGCCTGCGCCCCCTGGAAAAGGATTACGACTTCATCCTGTTGGACACGCCGCCCAGCCTGTCGCTTTTGACCATCAACGTGTTCACCTTCGCCAAGGAGGTGCTCATCCCCTGCCAGACCCATCCTTACGCCTTAAAAGCCCTGGACGATCTTCTGGACACCATCGAACTGGTTCGCGAAAACATCAACCCGGACCTTAATATCACCGGGCTGGTTCCCACTTTTTACGATCCGCGCACCCGGGTCAGCCGGGGCATTATGGAATTGCTGCAAGCTGATGAACGTTTTGAAGGCAAGATATTCGACACAGTCATCCGGTCCAACGCCACCATAGCGGAAAGCGCCTGGAAGCAAAAACCGGTTGTCTTTTTCCGTTCAAGGAGTTATGGAGCCCTGGACTACACTAATCTCGCCAAGGAGTTGTTAAAACGCGGCAATGGAAAAAAGAATTGA
- a CDS encoding cache domain-containing protein — MNDTFNHTSAQMIFRKKPVFKVIILSLILLAAFIGLFDYVSRQHVKVIESQRLDQMKQLVEIARNAVEPIAARCRSGDISREAGIAEIRNLVRRMTFTECHGNNYVFMSAYDGTMLVQPFEPSKEMTNQWDLKDSHGVYIIRELVKTAKNKPEGGFLRYFYMPPGSDAPEEKISFVMGVKELECYIGVGRYMEDIRKEQADFRWKTLILETMLVLLLLALCLMAVSEIVVKNRLLVNEVHIRQNSEKELRTLKNYLGDIINSMPSVLIGVDGTGKVTQWNQHAEKVTGVKEEEALGRDLKKVYPADSALWEKISDSIHNREIVQHREKKFQGDNQFEYEDFTIYPLISEGMEGAVIRVDNVTSKVQLEELVVQSEKMLSVGGLAAGMAHEINNPLAGMMQMAEVVSTRLTGKDVPANRQAAERAGTTMEAIHQFMEDRGIPKMIEAIQSSGVRAAKIVENMLSFARKGSAQTTHEDLAELLDSTLELALTDYDLKKRYDFRSIKILKEYDPGVPPVPCDRPQIQQVLLNVLQNAAYAMQDAQDSGKQPKIILRLSKQGGMACVEIQDNGPGMDEAVCKRVFEPFFTTKPTGIGTGLGLSVSYFIITEAHQGRMEVSSQPGLGARFTIRLPLSVM, encoded by the coding sequence ATGAACGATACATTCAATCATACTTCCGCCCAGATGATCTTTCGAAAAAAACCCGTCTTCAAGGTCATAATCCTTTCCCTCATCCTTCTTGCCGCATTTATAGGCCTGTTCGACTATGTGAGCAGGCAACATGTAAAGGTAATCGAAAGCCAGCGCCTGGACCAAATGAAGCAGCTGGTGGAAATCGCCCGGAACGCCGTCGAGCCCATCGCCGCCAGATGCCGTTCAGGAGATATTTCCCGCGAGGCGGGCATTGCGGAAATCAGGAACCTTGTCCGCCGAATGACCTTTACGGAATGCCATGGAAACAATTATGTCTTCATGAGCGCCTATGACGGGACCATGCTGGTTCAGCCCTTTGAGCCGAGCAAAGAGATGACCAACCAGTGGGATCTGAAAGACAGCCATGGCGTGTACATCATCCGGGAGTTGGTCAAAACGGCCAAAAACAAACCGGAAGGCGGTTTTCTCCGCTATTTTTATATGCCGCCGGGCAGCGACGCGCCTGAAGAAAAAATCTCGTTTGTTATGGGCGTCAAAGAACTGGAATGCTACATAGGCGTCGGCCGGTACATGGAGGACATCCGAAAGGAGCAAGCGGATTTCCGATGGAAGACGCTTATCCTGGAAACCATGCTGGTTTTGCTTCTGCTGGCCCTGTGCCTTATGGCCGTCAGTGAAATTGTCGTAAAAAACCGACTTCTTGTAAATGAAGTGCATATCCGCCAGAATTCGGAAAAGGAACTCAGGACGCTCAAGAACTATCTGGGAGACATCATCAACTCCATGCCGTCGGTGCTCATTGGAGTGGACGGAACAGGCAAGGTGACTCAGTGGAACCAGCATGCTGAAAAGGTCACCGGCGTCAAAGAGGAAGAGGCGCTTGGACGGGATCTTAAAAAAGTATACCCCGCCGACTCCGCCCTCTGGGAAAAAATTTCAGACAGCATCCACAATCGGGAAATCGTCCAACACAGAGAGAAGAAATTCCAGGGAGACAACCAGTTTGAATATGAAGATTTCACCATATACCCCTTGATTTCCGAAGGTATGGAAGGCGCCGTCATTCGCGTCGATAACGTAACCTCAAAAGTTCAACTGGAGGAGTTGGTCGTTCAATCGGAAAAAATGCTCTCCGTCGGAGGCCTCGCAGCGGGCATGGCGCATGAAATCAACAATCCTCTTGCCGGCATGATGCAAATGGCGGAGGTCGTGTCCACCCGCTTGACAGGGAAAGACGTCCCGGCAAACCGGCAAGCTGCGGAACGCGCCGGAACCACCATGGAAGCCATACACCAATTTATGGAGGACCGGGGCATTCCGAAAATGATCGAGGCCATACAATCCTCCGGGGTGAGGGCCGCCAAAATCGTGGAAAATATGCTGAGCTTCGCCCGGAAGGGAAGCGCTCAGACGACTCACGAGGACCTGGCGGAGCTCCTGGATTCCACCCTGGAGCTGGCCTTGACGGATTACGACTTAAAGAAAAGATATGATTTTCGTTCCATAAAAATCCTTAAGGAGTACGATCCTGGAGTTCCTCCCGTTCCTTGCGACAGGCCCCAAATTCAGCAGGTGCTGCTTAATGTGCTTCAAAACGCCGCCTACGCCATGCAGGACGCTCAGGACTCCGGCAAGCAGCCGAAAATTATTTTGCGGCTCAGCAAGCAAGGCGGCATGGCCTGTGTGGAGATCCAGGACAACGGACCCGGCATGGACGAAGCGGTCTGCAAACGGGTTTTTGAGCCGTTTTTCACCACCAAACCCACGGGCATAGGAACGGGGCTGGGGTTGTCCGTTTCGTATTTCATCATCACGGAAGCCCATCAGGGACGCATGGAAGTCAGCTCACAACCCGGGCTAGGCGCCAGGTTCACCATCCGCCTGCCGTTATCCGTCATGTAA
- a CDS encoding valine--tRNA ligase yields the protein MDSKLDKGYEPHDVEAHWYAFWESEGLFAAKEEGGDNTYSIVIPPPNVTGVLHMGHALNVTLQDILCRYRRSKGDNVLWMPGTDHAGIATQNVVERQLASEGTDRHQVGREAFIERVWEWRKQYGGAIINQLKRLGASCDWDRERFTMDEGLSRAVRKVFVDLYDQGLIYRGDYIINWCPRCHTALADLEVEHEQTDGKLYQILYPFVDQEGGLIVATTRPETMLGDTAVAINPEDERYADLTAEKVMLPIMNREIPIVRDSYVDLKFGTGALKVTPAHDVNDFEIGLRHDLPRVKVIGEDGCMTAEAGEFEGMERFECRKAIVAKLDEMGLLKKVESHDHGVGQCYRCKTTVEPNLSKQWFVKAGPLAEKAIKAVETKKTRIVPEVWEKTYFEWLYNIRDWCISRQIWWGHRIPAWTCQDCGEIMVRMEDPDKCTCGSTNLEQESDVLDTWFSSALWPFSTMGWPDQTQLLKAYYPTSVLITGFDILFFWVARMMMMGLQFMDDVPFKDVYIHALVRDEEGKKMSKSKGNVIDPLEVIESQGTDAFRFTLASFAAMGRDIKLSVKRIEGYRHFINKLWNAARFTLTNVENNPDAAAKASKSTAIPDRWILSRLNQVILQVEESLEAYQFNEAANILYKFVWHEFCDWYLEAIKPILYREGAQEDRNATVATLQRVLKDAIVLLHPFIPFVTEEIWHHMPGAEGSIMKAPYPAAVDEAVGLGPDKEAEREMELVMAVVTAVRNIRGEMNIPPNQALAAIIEPTDDFAKEALARESGLVSNLARLSSLEVGGKRPKGAATAVVDGASVYVLLEGVIDLDKEEARLEKEIAKLTKELVKLDKKLNNEDFLAKAPDNVVEKVRGQQSEMTEKREHLESNLEKVREIHGDQG from the coding sequence ATGGATTCCAAACTCGATAAAGGCTATGAGCCCCACGACGTGGAGGCGCACTGGTACGCATTCTGGGAGTCGGAAGGACTTTTCGCCGCCAAGGAAGAAGGCGGAGACAACACATACTCCATCGTCATTCCTCCGCCCAACGTAACCGGCGTACTCCACATGGGCCATGCACTGAACGTTACCTTGCAGGATATTCTGTGCCGGTACCGCCGCTCAAAAGGAGACAACGTCCTGTGGATGCCGGGAACCGACCATGCAGGCATCGCCACCCAGAACGTGGTGGAGCGGCAGCTGGCCTCGGAAGGCACGGACAGGCATCAGGTAGGCAGGGAGGCCTTTATCGAAAGAGTATGGGAATGGCGCAAGCAATACGGCGGCGCCATCATCAACCAGCTCAAGCGCCTGGGCGCCTCCTGCGACTGGGACCGGGAGCGGTTCACCATGGACGAAGGCCTGTCCAGGGCCGTCCGCAAGGTTTTCGTTGACCTTTACGACCAGGGCCTGATCTACCGGGGCGATTATATTATTAACTGGTGCCCCCGGTGCCACACCGCCCTGGCCGACCTGGAAGTGGAACACGAACAAACTGACGGCAAGCTCTACCAAATCCTGTATCCCTTCGTGGATCAGGAGGGCGGGCTGATCGTGGCCACCACCCGGCCCGAAACCATGCTGGGCGACACGGCCGTGGCCATCAACCCGGAAGACGAACGCTACGCCGACCTGACCGCCGAAAAGGTCATGCTGCCCATCATGAACCGGGAAATCCCCATCGTGCGGGACTCCTACGTGGACCTGAAGTTCGGAACCGGCGCCCTGAAGGTCACTCCGGCCCACGACGTAAACGACTTTGAAATCGGCCTGCGCCACGACCTGCCAAGGGTCAAGGTCATCGGGGAAGACGGCTGCATGACCGCCGAAGCCGGCGAGTTCGAAGGCATGGAGCGCTTCGAGTGCCGCAAGGCCATCGTGGCCAAATTGGACGAAATGGGGCTTTTGAAAAAGGTCGAGTCCCACGACCACGGCGTGGGCCAGTGCTACCGCTGCAAGACCACGGTGGAGCCCAACCTGAGCAAGCAGTGGTTCGTAAAGGCCGGCCCCCTGGCTGAAAAAGCCATCAAAGCCGTGGAAACCAAAAAGACCCGGATCGTGCCCGAAGTGTGGGAAAAAACCTATTTTGAATGGCTGTACAACATCCGGGACTGGTGCATTTCCCGCCAGATTTGGTGGGGACACAGAATTCCGGCCTGGACCTGCCAGGACTGCGGCGAAATCATGGTCCGCATGGAAGATCCGGACAAGTGCACCTGCGGATCCACCAATCTGGAGCAGGAATCCGACGTGCTGGACACCTGGTTCAGCTCGGCGCTGTGGCCTTTCTCCACCATGGGCTGGCCGGATCAGACCCAACTGCTTAAAGCCTATTATCCCACGTCGGTGCTTATCACGGGATTCGACATCCTGTTTTTCTGGGTCGCCCGCATGATGATGATGGGCCTCCAATTTATGGATGACGTGCCCTTCAAGGACGTGTACATCCACGCCCTGGTCCGGGACGAAGAAGGCAAGAAAATGAGCAAGTCCAAGGGGAACGTTATCGATCCCCTGGAAGTCATTGAATCCCAGGGCACGGACGCATTCCGCTTCACCCTGGCTTCTTTTGCGGCCATGGGCCGGGACATCAAGCTGTCGGTCAAGCGGATTGAAGGCTACAGGCACTTCATCAATAAATTGTGGAACGCCGCCCGCTTCACCTTGACCAACGTGGAAAACAACCCGGACGCCGCCGCCAAGGCCTCCAAGTCCACGGCCATTCCGGACCGCTGGATTCTTTCCCGCCTGAACCAGGTCATCCTGCAGGTGGAGGAAAGCCTGGAAGCCTATCAGTTCAACGAAGCCGCCAACATTCTTTATAAGTTCGTGTGGCATGAGTTCTGCGACTGGTATCTGGAAGCCATCAAGCCCATCTTGTACAGAGAGGGCGCGCAAGAGGACCGCAACGCCACCGTGGCGACCCTGCAAAGGGTGTTGAAGGACGCCATCGTGCTGCTGCATCCCTTCATCCCCTTTGTGACCGAGGAAATCTGGCATCATATGCCGGGGGCCGAAGGCTCCATCATGAAAGCCCCCTACCCCGCCGCTGTTGACGAAGCCGTCGGCCTGGGTCCGGATAAGGAGGCGGAAAGGGAAATGGAGCTGGTCATGGCGGTCGTCACCGCGGTGAGGAATATCCGCGGCGAGATGAACATTCCGCCCAACCAGGCCCTGGCCGCCATTATCGAGCCCACCGACGATTTCGCCAAGGAAGCCCTGGCTCGGGAAAGCGGCCTGGTGTCCAACCTGGCGCGGCTGTCCTCCCTGGAAGTGGGAGGCAAAAGGCCCAAGGGCGCGGCTACGGCGGTTGTGGACGGAGCCTCCGTGTACGTCCTTTTGGAAGGCGTCATCGACCTGGACAAGGAAGAGGCCCGTCTGGAAAAGGAAATCGCCAAACTCACCAAGGAATTGGTGAAGCTGGACAAAAAGCTCAATAACGAGGATTTCCTGGCCAAGGCGCCCGACAACGTCGTTGAAAAGGTCCGCGGACAGCAGTCTGAAATGACGGAAAAACGGGAACACCTGGAATCGAACCTGGAAAAGGTGCGCGAAATTCATGGCGACCAAGGATAA
- a CDS encoding cold-shock protein: protein MANGTVKWFNDAKGYGFIEQEEGGDVFVHYTAITGKGFRTLAEGDRVSFDVEQGQKGPAATNVIKS from the coding sequence GTGGCAAACGGAACGGTAAAGTGGTTTAATGACGCAAAGGGTTATGGTTTTATTGAGCAAGAAGAAGGCGGAGACGTCTTTGTGCACTACACCGCTATAACAGGAAAAGGCTTTAGAACGCTGGCGGAAGGCGACAGGGTTTCCTTTGACGTGGAGCAAGGTCAAAAAGGGCCTGCGGCGACCAACGTCATTAAATCCTGA
- a CDS encoding cold-shock protein, which yields MANGTVKWFNDSKGYGFIEREEGGDVFVHYSAISGSGFKTLAEGDRVSFDVEEGQKGPAAANVIKL from the coding sequence TTGGCAAACGGAACAGTAAAATGGTTTAATGACTCCAAGGGTTATGGTTTTATCGAACGTGAAGAAGGTGGGGATGTGTTTGTTCATTATTCCGCCATTTCCGGCTCAGGCTTCAAAACCCTTGCAGAAGGGGATCGTGTTAGCTTTGACGTAGAAGAAGGCCAAAAAGGCCCTGCAGCAGCTAACGTAATCAAGCTGTAA
- a CDS encoding M24 family metallopeptidase, which produces MNIQVNYSNRIKRMIEQMQALGIDALIGTRMVSVTFTAGAFAPWRGAVIVTRDGYVGLINFMIDQERVKAESWLDEIIAYAPIPGMDMPDMVVYKIKELGLEKGVLGVELGHSPRGNTGYLTSTEYDLFKEGLPEATFVNALDVVDKAGYVKDPEEIVLMRQATAMADSAIEEVRKALCVGMTEAEAVGIGEMELRRLGSEYHWAVTGSTEAASGYRSCYHMCGTTQPTDKILQAGDNMIVDFHPTYRTFMSDLSHNYLLGKPNPEQQKLADAYLRAAETLVTNLKAGNTIGTVWHAVNDSLTKDGYIQYTVPFFGHGLGVLGHEWYPPIGNAEPYTEIVLEENVVEVGFLSITVPGVGGMRLECPIRVTSTGGEMLSATPLAMTVVDI; this is translated from the coding sequence ATGAATATTCAGGTCAACTATTCCAACCGCATCAAAAGAATGATCGAGCAAATGCAGGCCCTGGGCATTGACGCACTAATAGGCACCCGCATGGTGAGCGTTACTTTTACCGCAGGAGCCTTCGCGCCCTGGAGGGGCGCCGTGATCGTCACCCGAGACGGATATGTGGGCCTGATTAATTTCATGATCGATCAGGAGCGGGTCAAGGCGGAGTCCTGGCTGGACGAGATCATCGCCTACGCCCCCATTCCCGGCATGGATATGCCTGACATGGTGGTCTATAAAATCAAGGAACTGGGCCTGGAAAAAGGCGTCCTGGGGGTGGAACTGGGCCATTCCCCCAGGGGAAACACAGGCTATTTGACCTCCACCGAGTACGACCTGTTCAAGGAAGGCCTGCCCGAAGCGACCTTTGTGAACGCCCTGGACGTGGTGGACAAGGCCGGATACGTAAAAGATCCCGAGGAAATCGTCCTGATGCGTCAGGCCACGGCCATGGCGGACAGCGCCATTGAAGAAGTCCGCAAGGCGCTTTGCGTAGGCATGACCGAAGCCGAAGCCGTGGGAATCGGAGAAATGGAGCTTCGCAGGCTTGGCAGCGAATACCATTGGGCCGTGACCGGCTCCACCGAGGCGGCTTCGGGCTACCGCTCCTGCTACCATATGTGCGGCACCACTCAGCCTACGGACAAAATCCTCCAGGCCGGGGACAACATGATCGTGGATTTCCACCCCACGTACCGCACTTTCATGTCCGACCTCTCCCATAACTACCTTTTGGGAAAGCCTAATCCTGAGCAGCAAAAGCTGGCCGACGCCTATCTGCGGGCCGCCGAAACCCTGGTAACCAATTTAAAAGCCGGAAACACCATCGGAACGGTTTGGCACGCCGTAAACGACAGCCTGACTAAGGACGGATACATCCAGTACACGGTGCCGTTTTTCGGCCATGGCCTGGGCGTGCTGGGCCATGAGTGGTATCCGCCCATCGGCAACGCTGAGCCCTATACGGAAATCGTCTTGGAGGAAAATGTCGTGGAAGTGGGCTTTTTGTCCATCACCGTGCCCGGAGTCGGCGGCATGCGCCTGGAATGCCCCATCCGGGTGACGTCAACGGGCGGGGAAATGCTCAGCGCTACGCCTTTGGCCATGACCGTGGTGGACATTTAG